The genomic DNA TGcgttcgggcaggtagtgttctcctggcatctgccaaacccagattcgtccgtcggactgccagatggcgaagcgtgattcatcactctagagaatgcgtttccactgctccagagtccattggcggcaagctttacaccactcaagcCGGCTCTTGCCGTTGCGCATGGCGATCTTAGGcctgtgtgcggctgctctgccatttcataaagctccccacaagcagttattgtgctgacgttgcttccagaggcagttcaaaactcggtagtgagtgttgcaaacgaggacagacaatttttatgcgcttcagcactcggcggtcccgttctgtgagcttgtctgGCCTAACAAATCATCTAAAAGGTATTGCCAGCaggtatctcactggtcatccccaaagccaacacctcctttggccgctttTCCTCCCAGTTCTCCGCTGCcgatgactggaacaaattgcaaaaatcactgaagttggagacttatattcccctcactaactttaaacatcagctatctgagcagatAACCGATcgttgcagctgtacatagcccatctgtaaatagcccttccaatctacctacctcatccccatattctttttaaatgtacttttctgctcttttgcgcaccagtatttctacttgcacatcatcatatgctcatctatcactccaatgttaatttgctaaattgtaattacttcgctactatggactatttattgccttacctcctcacgccatttgcacacactgtatatagacttcatttttttctattgtgttattgactgtacgcttttttattccatgtgtaactctgttgttgtttgtttcgcactgctttgctttatcttggccaggccgcagttgtaaatgagaacttgttctcaactggcctacctggttaaatgaaggtgaaataaaaaaaatacagattagTTGAAAAATCTATTGCGGTGGTTTGTATGAGGCTTTCCTGTAACGACCAGTAATGGACAAAAACCTTTGTACACTAGATAATGTGATATAACCTGTCTGTAGCTAGGTAATTACAGTGATTATACAaaatgctctttccatgacataggtgaatccaggtgaaagctatgatcccttattgatgtcacttgttaaatccacttcaatcattgtagatgaaggggggtTAAAGTGATTTGTAAGCCTCGAGATAATTGAgacagattgtgtatgtgtgccattcagagggtgaatggtcaaaacaaaatattttaagcgcctttgaacggggtatggtagtagttgccaggtgcaccggttttgagtgtgtcaagaagtgcagcgctgctgggtttttcacactcaacagtttcctgtgtgtatcaagaatggtccaccacccaaaggacatccagacaacttgacacaactgcaggaagcattggcgtcaacataggccagcatccctgaggaAAACTTTCGACACCTTCTAGAGttcatgccccaacgaattgaggctgttcctagggcaaagggggtgcaactcaatattaggaaggtgttcctaatattttgtacactcagtgtatatgagcTGGATAGCTAGATGAGCTAAATATTAAAAAAACTGCAACAACCCAAAACATTGTATAGAAAGTGTCTTTTAGTTGCCTGGCTTGCTAAATTTACATATCCTAAATACAATTTAAAACTAATGGTTTTTTTTTGTGCAAAAAATGTAACAGGTAATGCTGCTATTTGGACTTGGCTGCTTCAATGTCAAGCAGACTGCCGTTTTTGTGTTTATACCAGGTTTATACTTTTTCTTAATAACAAGAACAAGTTTGATGTCAGAGAacaacaatagaatgttcatAATTGAAAGCGTGCCACGCCGCTACATGATGATAGGGGACATTTATACTGAGGGTCTGGCGGGACATTTTACACATATTACCACAATCATGACTAGGTTGGTTGGTGGAAAATAAAAGTACAGGCTATGTTGCCGGCAATACCTTTCAGATATAAATGCAAGTTGCCAAAAAGTGTTAAAGTTGGTGGCAAAACGTCTTGTTTTAAAAGGTCTATAATAGTAGGAGAGAGACATGCATGATCAATAGGACAAATGGAAAAATTTGGTCACCATAATTGTAGAACAGTGAAATGCCTTATGCACACACAGTTACATGCTAAGTACTGTATTAACAAACTAGTTTAGGCCTATAGGCTTAACTCAGCTACATGATATTAATGGGAACTTAGTTTGAAGTGTTGCCGTGACTTTACATACTATGGGTGAAGTTAAATGTCAGTGGAATTTGAATATGCTTATTATTCTACACTCGCTATGCCTCACGTTGAATGTCTCCCTTTCACATTAGCTGTTCCGCTATATTCACTCAGCCTTTCTATAAAAAAGTGCTAATGACTTACCTATTAAATATTCTCTGCTAAAATATTTGCATAATGAATTGTTCGATCCACAGTTGGATTTTGCGAGCCACCCTAGCAAGTGTGGTTTAAATAAAGTGCCTTTCTCCTTACTTCTCTTTGCCTCTGAACCCTTCTGTTTTCTCTTTTTGTTTTGCATTAAGAGGGTATAGTGGGTGGTTGTGGTTTGGAAGGAAGAAAGATGGGGTGTCTGTTTTTTGGGTATCTCCGTCCTTGTATCATGGGAGGGAACCTTATTTTTTCCATCAACAAATTCACACTTGGAGAGTTAGTGGTTGAAACATTTGCTGTGGCTTTGAGAACGTGAGTTTAAGTGTCCATAAGGGTTCAGGActagacccagatgcagacacgagAGGCAGATGGTTTGCGTGTTTGATATATATTAGTTCCAAAAGGGGTAAACAAGAGAAtagtcatggacaggcaaaaggtcaaaaccagatcagagtccaggaggtacagagtggcaggcaggttcgaggtcagggcaggcagactggtcaggcaggtgggtacagagtccagaaaacaggcaagggacaaaaccaggaggactagcaaaagagaatagcaaaagcaggagcacgggaaaaacacgctggttgacttgaaacagacgagacgaactggcacagagagacaggaaacacagggataaatccACCGGGGAAAATAaattacacctggagggggtggagacaaggacaggtgaaacagatcagggcgtgacagtgtcgTAACCTGGCCTAAATCGGCCTTCTGAAGAAAATGGTTAGCCTTTAGCTTCCTTGGCTGAAAAAGTACTACAAACTAGTCTAATAATAGCCCACACTGCAACTGCAAAAACACTGTTTTTAGGCTATTGTTTGATTACTGTCCATACTGTTGATTACTGTCCCTACTGCTTTGTCATGCCCTTTCTTCAGTCTCTGTTTGTCTTGGTCACTAGTGTGATAAGGGAGCCAAGAAAAGAGACGAATTCGGTTTAGTTTTTTATTGAGGATTTTTTTGAGCAAGGCAAAACCACACATTCATCCCCCTATTTTTCAGAGGTCTACCCCACAAAACAATCAGATTTAATTTTAACATTGCTTTGACACCCCACTCTGTCAGTCGGCGCCTGCCTGCTCGCTACATTAACTTCCAAGGCATGTTCTTCTACACTAGATTAAAAAGAGTGAAATGGGAAAAAAGCCGTCTGAATGAGAACAACTAGCCTAATGGAATTTAAAGCTAATCTAAATATGCTAATCTTCACACGCTTCATAAACATAGCAGATAATACCCCCCCCTCCcatttctgtttctctctctctgtctcagtagttGTGCAGAGTGGAATGCCATAGCCACAGGGGGTCTGGTAGTAATGACAGGCTCGTGGTGGAGTTATTTATTCCCCCCACCTCCAAGCCCTCATTAATAACCAGGCCTGGTCTCTGTGACTCCTGGCGGACTTTGGGACCAGCAGTCCGAGACattctattagttctattagcACCCGCCACCTTTCCACGCCAACGTGCCCAGACCACTGCCGACAGGCCTCGCACTGAATTCTGGGCAGTTGTTTGCCCTGTTTTTTTACCTGGCTCTCTCAGCTAATTACTCTGCTGCCTGCATTCTGCCGGTAATTGGGCTTAGTTTGAGCCCGgacatctttaaaaaaaaatatattcccCTGTTTTTTATTGTTCTCCAAAAAGCCATCCAATTAATATGCTAATGAAATGATACATATTTATGGATTTTAAATTATGCAGAAAGCTTTCAGAGCCCGGTGTGAAATGAATTGCTTACAGGACTTCAAAGCCTTGAATCGCTAACGAGGTAGGGCCTGATTTGCATACAGCTTTAATCAGTTGAATACTGATTATACTCCATTATAGAatggggtgggtggagggagagagagaggagccagctgcactagttgtttctgttttcttccagatagagagggagagagaactttTTCAGTAGTTGCGACAATCCTGCCACGCatcggagagagggagggaaactgTTGAGAAGAAAGGAAAGGTAGAGAAAGATCGATTGAGAGTGAGGGAGAGCTGTTAgtctaaaacccattggcttaagtGGAGTGCTGAGGCTGTGTCTCAGTGTTGTTCAGTGGAGCGTTCAGTGGACTgtgccagtctgtctgtgtcttgtgtgtgtagctgtagtTTGACTGGACTCTGCACTGACCAGTGGATAGTgaagagagggagtagggagaggaggggcagtGTGCAGTCCGGCGGAACCAAGCCTATCTGCCGCCGCCAGCTTTTGCAAGCATGCTGGAAAATACAGGTTCTACAGAAGTGGGTGAGTCATGTGGTCcggtgttgtgtgtttgtgatgttgatgatgatggggTACCAAATACACCAGATATTGTTGTTGTGGGGGGAGGCCAGGGAGAGCTGCTCATTTTGGAAGTGGGCTACTCATTTGCCGAGAAGGTGCTTAAGTACCAGCTCCTGGTGGCAGGCTTGGACATCCTCGGGTAGAGGTGCAAGCTGGTGGCGCGGATATTTGGCACAGCCTTGCAGTGCGTGTCCTCCAGATTGCGGGCCTGATAAAAACTAGGGCAAAGCAATTGgctaggtactgctctgtttcagctgtcgtggGCAGCCTAGCTGTTTGGAGAGGGAGGTGCTTTCTGTACCCTTACATGCCATGCATAAAGGGACCTTTTGAAATCTACCAATTTGATTGGTAGATTCAAATAAAGTATTTCAAAtgtgaatgtgagagagagagcgagatcgtCAAGGAACAAGTCAAAAGGGGATGAAACATTGTCCTGCTGGGCTTTTATGCATGTAAAGGCATGCTTCAAAGTGTATCCCCTAATTTCCATTGTTGAAGATGTTGATTTCCACTGTATTAAATGGGGCTTTTTCTAATTGTAAAATTTTCACCTGGCGCAATTTTTTTTAACCTGGTTTTGTATGGAAACAATACTCTGCATGTAGGCTAGAGGTAGTTGTGGGTGTGTAGCCCATCAGAAAACATTATTATCAGACTCTGTTGGAAGGAGTGGGAGTTGTCTAGTGTTATTGTATTAACTGCAGCATACGACATCAGATATTTAAAAGATGTGGGCTTTAGGCGCTGGTTTGGGATGGGATGGTGGGGCGTTACTTTTAGATGACAGTTGAGTgaaagtctctctctgtctgtctgttttgtctgtctgcctctttcaGATTCTAGAATGAGTAATCCATCAGAAACTAGTAAATGTGCAATGGAGAGTCAGAGTGGGGACGGAAACACAGGTGAGTTACCTGCTGTGACCTGCTGCTGCATTGCTCTGGCTGCCCGCACCTGGAGTGTCGTTCAGGAGGCACAAACGGTTTCAAATAGTCACAAACGGACAGAGAAAATGTCCTTGGTTATTAGACTCTTAAGTTCAGGTAATGGTCTTCTGTTTAAAAACCTGTGGTCCTGTTTAGTGCCCTCTGAACACCCCCCGGGTCTGCACTCTGCTCACTTCAATGTCCTACAGAGTGTGTGTTTTTATTGTGTTGATTGAGAAACCtaatagagagagaggttcagtGAAAGTTAATTGGGTTGTTGTGCTGTTgctgtaattagaggctactgtgtGAGTATTATGTTCACACGTGTCGatttgtgtgtgcgtatgtgaaagtgtgtgtgtgtgtgtgtgtgtgtatgtgaaagtAATTAATTGCTTTTCTGTTCTCAGGAGTCCAAACGAATGGACTGGACTTTCAGAGGCAGACGGTGCAGGCCACAAATGCAATCACCAATGCACATGCACAGGCTCTGATCCAACAGGTAACTCACTCACTCAGACCAAAATGCACACAGGTTTGCTGCTTTTAccagagagtgtgtgtctgtgtgatctgAGTATATGTGGGTGTATTTTTTGCACGTGCCCAGGCTGGCAGAAGTGTAGTTGAAatgaggagaggggacagagacatgCCAACAGAACAGAGCCACACACACTAGAGCCGGACGATATGGACAGAAAATCCATATCGTGATAAATCTAACCATTTTACTCGTAAATCTAACCATTTTACTCGTAAACAGTAAATATGAAACGTTTATTTTTATTACTTTACATTAGCGGCAGGGCACTATCATTTTTTATTTTCAGTGCGAAGTAAGAAAACTGAGATGGTAGCCATGATTCAAAAAGTCAGCTATTTGATCTAACATATCCAGGGAATGCATGGTTGATATGTTGATGTGCGACCTGTCAAATAGGATCCAGAAGGATCAGATTTATTTTTGGTTCTTCAGAGAATCTGCCGACATCTTTGTGCATATTGGACTTTAAGCTGTATTATTCACAACCTGAGGAAGTGGGAACTCAAAACACTTGGCTGGATTGCTTACTCTAAATATGATGTTGTTGCTATATAGCCATGTAGGCTAATTGATTAAGCTATCAGTGAATGTAGGCTAATGTCCTACAAAAACCTTTCAGGACTAGGTCTAGGCTAATTTATATAAATGGCACACTCTGCTTTGCGCACCATACTAACTACAGTCTACTCTGGTTGTAAAGTTGTGCCATGAATTCAAGAGGTGAGAAATACATGATATACTCCCAGAAAGCTGTGACTCTCCTCTGTAACTACAACAACAGTAGTTGCTTTGAAAACTGTATGTTTCCCACAATTACATTTGGAGCAACTGTCATATGCTTGTGCTTCACAGtaggatgagggagtgagagtgGCTCGCTCACACAAAATACGACAGCGAAATGGGGCAGATACTTTCATAGCAGGAATCAACATAATGCATAGGCTATTACTGTTGACCAAATATTGGCTTTACAACAATCTACAGGAATGTCGTGTAGCAAAATCACAGAAAATTACCTTCGTAGGTAAAATGTTTCGTTAAGAGGAAGGCAATATCCGTCATTTTCGGTTTACCatcccagctctaacacacacacacacacacacacacacacacacacacacacacacacacacacacacacacacacacacacacacacacacacacacacacacacacacacactacatgtaaATGAGCCTTGCTCTCTCGGTATCGCCTGGCAACAAGGCAGATTAATCAACCCTGTATGCTAATTAGCTGCTCTGCGGTTGCTCGGAAACAGATGGCGAAGAATATGCAAATCTCTGCAGAATTTACATGCACCGCATAACAGTTTTTAAAATTAATTTCTCCActcacccctccctctttcctctctgttctctgtggGCTGCAGTACATTCCTCTCCTGTTTTCCTTATGTCGATCATTTTCTACTTAGAGAATACCTTCAGTGTGCTACCTATTATTGAAACTCTGTTTTTGTGTttatgtggcagtgtgtgtgggaTTGTGTTTTGTCTTGCTGTGTATATGttttttctcttcttctccaCTCCAATGTTGAACATTAAACATTTTGGTCTTTGCTCATTATCTCTAGTCAAGACTCTGACAGATATAGTTGCAAGAATTAGGGCATCTGAGTAGAATAAGTATCAGTCAACATCATTATTCAAAAACAGATCGACAAAATGTACAGACGACTCGTGATAAATGCAACGGCTTGAGACTGGACTTAACAGGAACATGTCGTTATCAGGAGCAATGTAAAATAATGCAGTTGAACTGAGACTGGAAAACTGTATTGCACTCATCGAGTTTACAGTTATCAGGAGTCGCCTGTGTCTATATGACATGTATCTGGGAAGGTTATTCTATATAAGGTTATCCTATGTACTCTGCTCCTAGTCCAAGTCTGAAGACTCGGGTGCAATTCCGACCTCCGTCCAGCAGGGGGTGCTGCCTCAGGCCCAGCTCATGCTGGCTGGGGGACAGATAGCTGGAGTAAGTGTCatgctgtctgcctgcctgcttgtcggttcatctgtctgtctgtaatgtgctGGTTCTCTATGGCTTCCTCATCTGCACTGATCTAAAAGAACAGCAAATACTCAGGAGGTATCGTTGGTATATTGGTTTCACTGTTCTCAGATCAGTGCATATGAACGGAAGGAGACTATTGAGATACACCCAGAGAAAGGGTGGGGTTATGTCCAAATACTATTTTCCTTGTTTCCTCTCCTTAGTGACCGGTGATTCGATATAAAGATTGAATGGGAATTGATCTACCTACCTTATTCATTCTACCAATTCCTGCTATGATCAGTGTTGGTGGGAGGAACTGAGAGAAGAGTATTGGGACGTAGCCTGTGTGGGCTTGTGCACATGTGCAATCATGTCAACCCCACGACAAACATCACCCTGGTACCATCTTTTGGTTTGTGTGTGAGCGACCGGGAGCCCAGGCGTCATACTCATCCATGATCATTCTGTCGCATGGCCAGAAAGCCCTCACATGATAGAGTCATGTGACCTAAAGATCAGACAGCCAGTGGCTGCGATGAGAAACCTCTCCAAACACCAACATCATCTCCCGTCCAAATGCAtgagtcctctactctctccgtCTGTTGGGCCCTAAGGCACTCAGTCACTGCATCACATGTACTGCTAGTTTTGTAGTCCTTTGAAACTTGAAAGACCTTTGACATTTTGAAATGAATGGTGAGGGGCATTTGTCTTGACATACTATTGTTTCTCTTCCAACCGCTCACGCCATTTACATTATTATCTCTATCTCTGCGCCcccctctacctttctctctgccctctctccacaATATCTGTCTCCACAATATCTGTCATCTCTGCCTttctatctccctctttctctctgcccccctctcgctgtctccctgtctctttcgCTTTGACCCCCCCcgtctcgctttctctctccagTTGACCCTGTCTCCAGCGCAGCAGCAGATGCTTTTGCAGCAGGCCCAGGCCCAGCTCTTGGCAGCAGCCATGCAGCAGCAATCAGCCAGCCAGCAGAGCAGCACCACGGGGGCCAGCATCTCTGCCTCTGCAGCCACCCCCATCACACAGCTGCCTCTGTCCCAGCCCGTCCAGATCACCTCTGtaagagaaaaacacacacaccaaatacaTGAGAAtgtgtatagacacacacacacacacacacacacacacacacacacacacacacacacacacacacacacacacacacacacacacacacacacacacacacacacacaaccccatcacTAGGGCTAGATGGAATCTGCAGGGGGCAGAGTATCCTGCTACCTGCTCTAGAAAGGGGTGTAAAATAAAATCCTGAAGTCAAACCCAATACTGCCTCAAAACATATAACAGCCACAGTGTCATCAATTGAATATGCAGGAAACACAGAGCTGTAATGTTCACATCATTCCCCCTcagattccctctgtctctactcaTCTCCCAGGCCAGCTAAGCCAGCTGGGATACCCGTATGAGATGGCGACCTTCAGCAGTTACCTACCTGTAGTACACCTTTATATCACTGTTATATGAATGACTGGACCTGTAAAATCTACCTAGTAGTACTCATGTATAACACTGCTATATGAATGATTATAAGTATGCTGTTACCTGTAGTACGTTGTAACCTTTTCTCCCTGTGGAAGCTTAATGAAAACTTTCCTCTGTTGATCTCTGTTGTATGAATGAGTGCACCTGTAGAATGAAGCTAGAATAAAGGCCAGCAGGCAGCAGCTACAGTATCACCTCTAGTTGACCTGTACCCCCTTTACCTGTAGGACTAGACTAAATACTGGCTTCCCTGTAGTTACGAGGGTTCCTCACTTCctgtatttgtgtgtgcgtgtgcgtgtgcgtgtgtgtgtgtgtgtgtgtgtgtgtgtgtgtgagatgaccAACATCAGCATGAGTGGTGTGTGactatacgtgtctgtgtgtgcctgtagTAATGTGTGCTCCTTTCTCCCGGTGGGTGTGTGCGTGAGGACTTCCAGCAGTTACAGCAGCTGCAGCAGCAGAACCTAACCATGCCCCAGTTTGTCCTGGTTCAACCTGGCCACCACATCGCCACCCAGCTGCAGCCTGGTCAGTTCATCATCTCACAGACGCCGCAGAGCCAGCAGAGTATGTACACAACGCAGAGtatgtactacacacacacacacacacacacacacacacacacacacacacacacacacacacacacacacacacacaggcacgcacacacacgtgcacaaacatacacactcGCCCGTCCTCGCTCACCCTCCTTTCGTACCTCTTAAATGGTCTCCATAATTCTCTCAACAGGTTTCCTGCAAGCCCATAATCTTCTAACTCAACTACCTCAAAGCCAAGCCAACCTCCTGCAGACTCAGCCAAGTATCAACCTTGCCTCACAGGTCAGacactacaactacaactatCACTACCATGTTTAGTTTGTCATTTCCTTTCAGCCCTAACCCCATACTTCCGTCCTGTAGCCAGCAACTCCGTCCCACACGATAGCAGCCACGCCCATCCAGCCCCTGTCCCACAGTCAGACCCCGCCCAAACGCCTGGACACACCCAGTCTGGAGGAGCCCAGCGACCTGGAGGAGCTGGAACAGTTCGCTAAGACCTTCAAACAGAGACGCATCAAACTGGGCTTCACACAGGTGGGTGTATGGTTGGTGTTGTGAGGCAGCTGTATGAAGGTGTGTGTACacattctgtgtgtgtggtttgggaTATTAGCGAACTgcaggaaggtgtgtgtgtgtgtgtatgcttgcatGAGTGTGCATACGTGTGTTTGTGTTAACAGCAGAGCTCtacctaaccctctctgtctcccccaggGGGATGTTGGCCTGGCCATGGGCAAGCTGTATGGTAACGACTTCAGCCAGACCACCATTTCCCGCTTCGAGGCCTTGAACCTCAGCTTTAAGAACATGTGCAAGCTGAAGCCACTTCTGGAGAAGTGGCTCAACGATGCAGGTATGTCTCTGAGCTGACcgacagctgtgtgtgtttgtactctATTGTGTACCGTATTATGCACTGCAGAGTACCTGGTCTTTACCTCCGTCCCTGTCCCTTGTCACGGTGCTGTTTGTGCAGAGAATCTGTCGTCTGACCTGGCCCTGTCCAGCCCTTGCGGCCTGGGGTCCCCCGGTCTGGGCATGGAGGGGCTCAACCGCCGACGCAAGAAGAGGACCAGCATCGAGACCAACATCCGCGTGGCCTTAGAAAAGAGCTTTCTGGAGGTAACTTACCTCATCAACCAATTTTAGCACTTAAACCATTAGGAAGGGAATCAATGAAATGGAAAAGACTTCATTCAGCGTGTCTGAAAATAACTACCCCATGCTGAAAATAACTGCCCCATGATGAAAATAACTACCCCATGCTGAAAATAACTGCCCCATGATGAAAATAACTACCCCATGCTGAAAATAACTGCCCCATGCTGAAAGTAACTGCCCCATACTGAAAGTAACTGCCCCATACTGAAAGTAACTGCCCCAGACTGAAAGTAACTGCCCCATATTGAAAGTAACTGCCCCATATTGAAAGGAACTGCCCCATACTGAAAGTAACTGCTCCATACTAAAAGGAACTGCTCCATACTGAAAGGAACTGCCCCATACTGAAAGGAACTGCCCCATACTGAAAGGAACTGCTCCATACTGAAAGTAACTGCCC from Oncorhynchus keta strain PuntledgeMale-10-30-2019 chromosome 7, Oket_V2, whole genome shotgun sequence includes the following:
- the LOC118386130 gene encoding POU domain, class 2, transcription factor 1-like isoform X5, whose protein sequence is MLENTGSTEVDSRMSNPSETSKCAMESQSGDGNTGVQTNGLDFQRQTVQATNAITNAHAQALIQQSKSEDSGAIPTSVQQGVLPQAQLMLAGGQIAGLTLSPAQQQMLLQQAQAQLLAAAMQQQSASQQSSTTGASISASAATPITQLPLSQPVQITSIPSVSTHLPGQLSQLGYPYEMATFSSYLPQLQQLQQQNLTMPQFVLVQPGHHIATQLQPGQFIISQTPQSQQSMYTTQSFLQAHNLLTQLPQSQANLLQTQPSINLASQPATPSHTIAATPIQPLSHSQTPPKRLDTPSLEEPSDLEELEQFAKTFKQRRIKLGFTQGDVGLAMGKLYGNDFSQTTISRFEALNLSFKNMCKLKPLLEKWLNDAVCAENLSSDLALSSPCGLGSPGLGMEGLNRRRKKRTSIETNIRVALEKSFLEQNQKPTSEEITIIADQLNMEKEVIRVWFCNRRQKEKRINPPSSGHSITGTGSTPIKTIFTPNSPLVASTASLVTSNTPTTLTLNPVMPLTSTSVSGLTLTGTTIGATTNTASVISTAPMVTAVTSSTSLSPSPTALQATAAETDGTQEHTVVMQAPSSLATNLGTGQVMVAGPGLSAALQGAAQLPTSSSYASMAGLNPGLMASSQFTPGGALLSLAPGGLGGAINPAMLSNSTLATIQGLWSALASGGTLPITSLDGSGNLLFANTSAGSTPNLVQPLFLNPQNLSLLTSNPVSLVSAGAAGGGALQVTANHQVTTATVPVPASTITTASKAQ
- the LOC118386130 gene encoding POU domain, class 2, transcription factor 1-like isoform X2, producing the protein MADGGAASQDESSGPDSRMSNPSETSKCAMESQSGDGNTGVQTNGLDFQRQTVQATNAITNAHAQALIQQSKSEDSGAIPTSVQQGVLPQAQLMLAGGQIAGLTLSPAQQQMLLQQAQAQLLAAAMQQQSASQQSSTTGASISASAATPITQLPLSQPVQITSIPSVSTHLPGQLSQLGYPYEMATFSSYLPQLQQLQQQNLTMPQFVLVQPGHHIATQLQPGQFIISQTPQSQQSMYTTQSFLQAHNLLTQLPQSQANLLQTQPSINLASQPATPSHTIAATPIQPLSHSQTPPKRLDTPSLEEPSDLEELEQFAKTFKQRRIKLGFTQGDVGLAMGKLYGNDFSQTTISRFEALNLSFKNMCKLKPLLEKWLNDAVCAENLSSDLALSSPCGLGSPGLGMEGLNRRRKKRTSIETNIRVALEKSFLENQKPTSEEITIIADQLNMEKEVIRVWFCNRRQKEKRINPPSSGHSITGTGSTPIKTIFTPNSPLVASTASLVTSNTPTTLTLNPVMPLTSTSVSGLTLTGTTIGATTNTASVISTAPMVTAVTSSTSLSPSPTALQATAAETDGTQEHTVVMQAPSSLATNLGTGQVMVAGPGLSAALQGAAQLPTSSSYASMAGLNPGLMASSQFTPGGALLSLAPGGLGGAINPAMLSNSTLATIQGLWSALASGGTLPITSLDGSGNLLFANTSAGSTPNLVQPLFLNPQNLSLLTSNPVSLVSAGAAGGGALQVTANHQVTTATVPVPASTITTASKAQ
- the LOC118386130 gene encoding POU domain, class 2, transcription factor 1-like isoform X8, producing MADGGAASQDESSGPDSRMSNPSETSKCAMESQSGDGNTGVQTNGLDFQRQTVQATNAITNAHAQALIQQSKSEDSGAIPTSVQQGVLPQAQLMLAGGQIAGLTLSPAQQQMLLQQAQAQLLAAAMQQQSASQQSSTTGASISASAATPITQLPLSQPVQITSIPSVSTHLPGQLSQLGYPYEMATFSSYLPQLQQLQQQNLTMPQFVLVQPGHHIATQLQPGQFIISQTPQSQQSFLQAHNLLTQLPQSQANLLQTQPSINLASQPATPSHTIAATPIQPLSHSQTPPKRLDTPSLEEPSDLEELEQFAKTFKQRRIKLGFTQGDVGLAMGKLYGNDFSQTTISRFEALNLSFKNMCKLKPLLEKWLNDAENLSSDLALSSPCGLGSPGLGMEGLNRRRKKRTSIETNIRVALEKSFLENQKPTSEEITIIADQLNMEKEVIRVWFCNRRQKEKRINPPSSGHSITGTGSTPIKTIFTPNSPLVASTASLVTSNTPTTLTLNPVMPLTSTSVSGLTLTGTTIGATTNTASVISTAPMVTAVTSSTSLSPSPTALQATAAETDGTQEHTVVMQAPSSLATNLGTGQVMVAGPGLSAALQGAAQLPTSSSYASMAGLNPGLMASSQFTPGGALLSLAPGGLGGAINPAMLSNSTLATIQGLWSALASGGTLPITSLDGSGNLLFANTSAGSTPNLVQPLFLNPQNLSLLTSNPVSLVSAGAAGGGALQVTANHQVTTATVPVPASTITTASKAQ
- the LOC118386130 gene encoding POU domain, class 2, transcription factor 1-like isoform X3; translated protein: MADGGAASQDESSGPDSRMSNPSETSKCAMESQSGDGNTGVQTNGLDFQRQTVQATNAITNAHAQALIQQSKSEDSGAIPTSVQQGVLPQAQLMLAGGQIAGLTLSPAQQQMLLQQAQAQLLAAAMQQQSASQQSSTTGASISASAATPITQLPLSQPVQITSIPSVSTHLPGQLSQLGYPYEMATFSSYLPQLQQLQQQNLTMPQFVLVQPGHHIATQLQPGQFIISQTPQSQQSMYTTQSFLQAHNLLTQLPQSQANLLQTQPSINLASQPATPSHTIAATPIQPLSHSQTPPKRLDTPSLEEPSDLEELEQFAKTFKQRRIKLGFTQGDVGLAMGKLYGNDFSQTTISRFEALNLSFKNMCKLKPLLEKWLNDAENLSSDLALSSPCGLGSPGLGMEGLNRRRKKRTSIETNIRVALEKSFLEQNQKPTSEEITIIADQLNMEKEVIRVWFCNRRQKEKRINPPSSGHSITGTGSTPIKTIFTPNSPLVASTASLVTSNTPTTLTLNPVMPLTSTSVSGLTLTGTTIGATTNTASVISTAPMVTAVTSSTSLSPSPTALQATAAETDGTQEHTVVMQAPSSLATNLGTGQVMVAGPGLSAALQGAAQLPTSSSYASMAGLNPGLMASSQFTPGGALLSLAPGGLGGAINPAMLSNSTLATIQGLWSALASGGTLPITSLDGSGNLLFANTSAGSTPNLVQPLFLNPQNLSLLTSNPVSLVSAGAAGGGALQVTANHQVTTATVPVPASTITTASKAQ